The Planococcus donghaensis genome contains a region encoding:
- a CDS encoding DUF3817 domain-containing protein, whose product MFKDALRTFRFMGLLEGSSLLILLFIAMPLKYLFDFPEAVSMIGPIHGALFSLYILLTIYMTFVFKWPFRFSVGAVISAFLPFGNFVLDKRLEQWQQYKASAA is encoded by the coding sequence ATGTTTAAAGATGCCTTACGTACGTTTCGTTTTATGGGACTTCTTGAAGGAAGTTCGTTGTTAATCTTACTTTTCATCGCAATGCCGTTAAAATACCTTTTTGACTTTCCGGAAGCGGTTAGCATGATCGGACCGATTCATGGTGCATTGTTTAGTCTCTATATTTTACTGACGATTTATATGACGTTTGTTTTTAAGTGGCCGTTTCGTTTCTCGGTAGGAGCTGTGATTTCTGCGTTCTTGCCTTTCGGAAACTTCGTTTTGGATAAGCGTCTTGAACAATGGCAGCAATATAAAGCTTCTGCCGCCTGA
- a CDS encoding ABC transporter ATP-binding protein has protein sequence MKKKNNEIGLKPFLSLLLTLKIPKLALAIGLIASLITTLVGLVVPLLTKNLVDGFSLESLSVPLMIGIAVAFIVQAVINGVSIYLLSMVGQRVVAGLRERMWAKLIRLRVGYFDQHSSGETVSRVVNDTGIVRNLITDHFPSFITGIISIIGAVIILVVLDWKMTLVMMISVPLTIAVMFPLGRKMSKISRNLQDETAHFTGHVQQTLGEIRLMKSSTAEDTEETRGVEGIDKLFKLGMKEAKIYALIAPLMYLVVMVVIVSIIGYGGIRVANGEMSTGSLVAFLLYLFQIIVPMATFARFFTELQKAKGATERIIGILELPLEEAAKQTVLDIAGKTLSVKNLSFSYDQGEPVLQDVSFKAQPGEMIAFAGPSGGGKTTVFGLLERFYEPSSGEILIGDMPIRDISIASWRDQIGYVSQESAMMGGTIRENLTYGLPNAETIHTEELWRVTRMAYAEDFIREFPDGLDTEVGERGVKLSGGQRQRIAIARAFLRDPKILMMDEATASLDSQSEGIVQQALSRLMEGRTTLVIAHRLSTIVDADKIVFIEKGRVTGVGTHQELIATHSLYRDFAAQQLT, from the coding sequence ATGAAAAAGAAAAACAACGAAATTGGTTTAAAGCCATTTTTGTCTTTGTTATTAACGTTGAAAATTCCAAAGCTGGCACTTGCGATTGGATTGATTGCTAGTTTAATCACGACACTTGTCGGCTTGGTCGTACCATTGCTGACAAAAAACTTAGTAGATGGGTTTTCGCTAGAGTCACTGAGTGTGCCGTTAATGATAGGAATTGCTGTTGCTTTTATTGTGCAAGCTGTGATTAATGGGGTGTCGATTTACTTGCTCAGCATGGTAGGACAGCGAGTCGTGGCGGGATTGAGAGAACGAATGTGGGCAAAGTTAATCCGATTGCGTGTAGGTTATTTTGATCAGCATTCAAGCGGAGAAACGGTCAGCCGCGTTGTAAACGATACTGGCATAGTGCGGAATTTGATCACCGATCATTTTCCTTCGTTTATTACCGGGATCATCTCGATTATTGGTGCAGTGATCATTTTAGTCGTTTTGGATTGGAAGATGACGCTCGTCATGATGATATCGGTGCCATTAACCATCGCCGTCATGTTCCCATTAGGGCGCAAAATGTCGAAAATCTCTCGAAATTTGCAAGACGAGACGGCCCATTTTACAGGGCACGTTCAACAAACTTTAGGTGAAATTCGGTTAATGAAATCTTCGACAGCGGAAGATACAGAAGAAACAAGAGGCGTTGAAGGCATTGATAAATTATTTAAGTTGGGCATGAAAGAAGCGAAAATTTATGCGTTGATTGCACCGCTTATGTATTTGGTCGTTATGGTGGTTATCGTGTCGATTATCGGCTATGGCGGAATTCGTGTTGCGAATGGCGAAATGTCGACTGGATCGCTCGTCGCTTTTTTGTTGTATTTATTCCAAATTATCGTTCCGATGGCGACATTTGCACGATTTTTTACAGAGCTTCAAAAAGCAAAAGGAGCGACAGAACGCATTATTGGCATTTTAGAATTGCCTCTTGAAGAAGCGGCAAAACAAACAGTTTTAGATATAGCTGGGAAAACTTTGAGTGTGAAAAATTTGAGTTTTTCGTACGATCAAGGAGAGCCTGTCCTACAAGACGTATCATTTAAAGCGCAACCCGGGGAAATGATTGCTTTTGCAGGGCCAAGCGGAGGCGGGAAAACGACCGTTTTTGGGTTGCTTGAACGATTTTATGAACCATCGTCAGGGGAGATTTTGATTGGCGACATGCCGATTCGAGACATCTCTATCGCTTCATGGCGAGATCAAATTGGTTATGTGTCACAAGAAAGTGCCATGATGGGCGGAACGATTCGGGAAAATTTAACGTATGGATTGCCAAACGCTGAGACCATTCATACTGAAGAGTTATGGCGCGTTACGCGTATGGCTTATGCTGAAGATTTTATTCGTGAATTTCCAGATGGACTGGACACGGAAGTTGGAGAACGTGGTGTCAAATTATCAGGTGGGCAGCGTCAACGAATTGCCATTGCGCGCGCCTTTTTACGAGATCCAAAAATTTTGATGATGGACGAAGCTACTGCGAGTTTGGATAGTCAGTCAGAAGGCATCGTCCAGCAAGCATTAAGTCGCTTAATGGAAGGACGCACCACTTTAGTTATCGCACACCGTTTATCAACCATTGTGGATGCGGACAAAATTGTCTTTATTGAAAAGGGGCGGGTGACCGGAGTCGGGACCCATCAAGAATTGATCGCGACGCATTCGCTTTATCGTGATTTTGCGGCGCAACAACTTACTTGA
- a CDS encoding MerR family transcriptional regulator: MEYTVNKLARLSGISTRTLRYYDEIDLLKPARKNSSGYRIYGQSEVDKLQQILFYRELGLELEQIKSIVNNPEFDGSQALVEHREKLLAKRVQLDLLISNVEKTISAKKGASTMTDNEKFQGFKQKLVDDNEQQYGNEIRDNYGDELVDRSNAKMLKLSEEDYQEFMKLEQQILSALVEAMETGDPTSEAARQTVDLHRQWLSFTWSTYSKEAHRGLAEMYIADERFAAYYDKVQPGAAQFLRDAIVAYTS, from the coding sequence ATGGAATACACCGTGAACAAGCTTGCGAGACTATCTGGAATTAGCACACGAACGTTGCGTTACTACGATGAAATTGATTTGTTAAAGCCAGCACGTAAAAATTCTTCAGGCTACCGAATTTACGGTCAGTCCGAAGTGGATAAGCTGCAGCAAATTTTGTTTTACCGGGAACTAGGACTTGAACTTGAACAAATAAAGAGCATCGTCAATAATCCCGAATTCGATGGTTCGCAAGCTTTGGTTGAACACCGAGAAAAACTTCTCGCTAAGCGTGTGCAATTAGACCTCTTGATTAGCAATGTGGAAAAAACCATTTCCGCAAAAAAAGGAGCGAGCACGATGACAGACAACGAGAAATTTCAAGGTTTTAAGCAGAAGCTAGTCGACGACAACGAACAGCAGTATGGCAATGAAATCCGTGACAACTATGGTGACGAGCTAGTCGATCGATCCAATGCAAAAATGTTGAAGCTTAGTGAAGAAGACTATCAGGAATTTATGAAGCTCGAACAGCAAATTTTGAGTGCTTTAGTTGAAGCGATGGAAACGGGTGACCCAACGAGTGAAGCGGCACGGCAAACAGTCGATTTGCATCGTCAGTGGTTAAGTTTTACATGGTCGACATATAGTAAAGAAGCGCACCGGGGGTTAGCGGAAATGTATATAGCAGACGAACGATTTGCTGCGTACTATGACAAAGTCCAACCGGGTGCTGCACAATTTTTGCGAGATGCGATTGTAGCGTATACGTCGTAA
- a CDS encoding endonuclease/exonuclease/phosphatase family protein produces MNGKNKKSPIVKVMSFNIAHGLGMDGIVDLEKTAQVIEDSCATIIALQEVDRHFSVRSSFVDQVGWLSERLGMYAAYGANMDVAPLDSERPNQQYGNVILSKYPIKYSENHLLSQVYCPFGNNEQRGILETVIEVDGSYVSVFNTHLALKDEELEVSVDEILAITGKSHFPRIIAGDFNAPASNIHIQKLKSHFRDAFLKMKRGDAYTYPSPYVNKETGEVFRPATRIDYIFADPYLDVIQAAVIETAVSDHLPIAADMILSGAKVDDQVYTRKARVTV; encoded by the coding sequence ATGAACGGGAAGAATAAGAAGTCACCAATTGTAAAAGTCATGTCGTTTAATATTGCTCATGGATTAGGGATGGACGGGATCGTGGATTTAGAGAAGACCGCGCAAGTGATTGAAGATTCGTGTGCGACCATCATCGCTTTGCAAGAAGTTGATCGTCACTTTTCAGTCCGCAGTTCGTTTGTGGACCAAGTAGGTTGGTTAAGTGAAAGACTAGGAATGTATGCAGCTTACGGGGCCAACATGGATGTGGCACCATTAGATTCCGAGCGTCCAAACCAACAATACGGTAATGTCATTTTAAGCAAATACCCAATCAAATACAGCGAAAATCATTTATTGAGCCAAGTGTATTGTCCTTTTGGAAATAATGAACAACGCGGCATATTGGAAACCGTCATCGAAGTGGATGGCAGTTATGTTAGTGTCTTTAACACGCATTTGGCACTTAAAGATGAAGAGTTAGAAGTAAGTGTCGACGAAATTTTAGCCATTACTGGAAAAAGCCATTTTCCGCGTATCATTGCAGGCGACTTTAATGCCCCTGCTTCAAATATCCATATCCAAAAGCTCAAGAGCCATTTTCGAGATGCATTTCTGAAAATGAAAAGAGGCGACGCTTATACCTACCCTTCGCCTTACGTAAACAAAGAAACGGGTGAGGTTTTCCGACCAGCCACACGCATCGACTATATTTTTGCAGATCCTTATTTAGATGTGATACAAGCAGCAGTCATCGAAACTGCCGTTTCCGATCATTTGCCGATAGCGGCGGATATGATTTTATCGGGTGCTAAAGTGGACGATCAAGTTTACACACGCAAAGCACGTGTAACTGTATAA
- a CDS encoding queuosine precursor transporter, with the protein MLLYLNGAFVGLLILSNILAVKLFSIGEWAVLPAAVIVYVFTFPITDTIAEVYGKKAARQTVTAGFITQLCALAFIFLAIHLPSAPFFANQESFETIFSAGFRVTLASLVSYFISQNLDVTIFHKLKNKHGNSRLWLRNNASTMASQLVDTSLFITIAFYGTMPTSVLLGMIVTQYIFKWIVAVADTPVVYLLVKLCRRQQTDPHLYGYQKPEALL; encoded by the coding sequence ATGTTACTTTACTTAAATGGTGCATTTGTCGGTCTCTTAATCCTTTCGAACATTTTAGCAGTCAAATTATTTAGCATTGGGGAATGGGCAGTGTTACCAGCCGCTGTAATCGTTTATGTCTTTACATTTCCGATTACTGATACCATCGCAGAAGTGTACGGCAAAAAAGCCGCACGCCAAACCGTGACAGCTGGATTTATCACACAACTTTGTGCGTTGGCTTTTATTTTTCTTGCGATTCATTTGCCTTCTGCCCCATTTTTCGCAAACCAAGAATCATTTGAAACCATCTTTTCTGCAGGCTTCCGCGTAACTTTAGCGAGTCTTGTGTCTTATTTTATTAGCCAAAACCTAGATGTCACGATTTTTCATAAGCTGAAAAATAAACATGGCAACTCTCGATTATGGTTGCGCAATAATGCTTCGACAATGGCAAGCCAATTAGTGGATACGAGTCTTTTTATCACCATCGCTTTTTACGGCACGATGCCAACTAGTGTATTGCTTGGCATGATCGTCACGCAATACATCTTTAAGTGGATCGTTGCAGTTGCCGACACTCCTGTTGTTTATTTACTTGTGAAGTTATGCAGACGCCAACAAACAGACCCACACCTTTACGGATACCAAAAACCGGAAGCTCTTCTTTAG
- the queF gene encoding preQ(1) synthase, translating into MAGRNEDTLDHLSLLGNQNTKYKFEYDPDVLEPIDNLHTRDYFVKFNCPEFTSLCPQTGQPDFATIYLSFIPDKTLVESKSLKLYLFSFRNHGDFHEDVVNIIMNDLIKLMDPRYIEVWGKFTPRGGLSIDPYTNYGKPGTKYEEMASYRMMNHDLNPETITNR; encoded by the coding sequence ATGGCAGGAAGAAACGAAGATACACTCGATCATTTATCATTGCTAGGCAATCAGAACACGAAGTATAAATTTGAATACGATCCAGACGTGTTAGAACCAATTGACAACCTACACACGCGCGATTATTTCGTAAAGTTTAACTGCCCTGAATTTACTTCACTTTGCCCGCAAACAGGACAGCCTGATTTCGCGACAATCTACTTAAGCTTTATCCCTGATAAAACATTAGTAGAAAGCAAATCACTCAAGCTTTATTTGTTCAGCTTCCGTAACCACGGAGATTTCCATGAAGATGTCGTTAATATCATTATGAACGATTTAATCAAATTGATGGACCCTCGTTACATCGAAGTATGGGGGAAATTCACACCACGTGGTGGCCTTTCAATCGACCCTTACACAAACTACGGCAAACCTGGAACAAAATACGAAGAAATGGCGTCGTATCGGATGATGAACCACGACTTGAATCCTGAAACGATTACTAATCGATAA
- a CDS encoding cation diffusion facilitator family transporter, protein MSHDHDHFEMTRNNNRKALTIALAITAGIMLLEFFGGLFTNSLALIADSGHMLSDTVSLVLSLSAIWFAGKAVSTKKTYGYYRFEILTAFINGITLFIMAGFIIYEAIQRVYEPSEVQGGWMLVIAAIGLVANLLSAWVLNRGADVHGNLNMKSAYMHIIGDALGSVGAIVAGLLILLFDWTIADPIISVVVALLILRSAWGILQNSLHILMEGTPRDLDLQEITARLLEIEGVVDVHDLHVWTITSGLDQFTCHIDVEENVDEQQILQQALKLVHDICDIEHATIQIEKPNTHHSSLKV, encoded by the coding sequence ATGAGTCACGATCACGATCATTTTGAAATGACGCGAAATAACAATCGAAAAGCATTAACGATTGCGCTGGCCATTACAGCTGGGATTATGCTGCTAGAGTTTTTCGGGGGGCTTTTCACCAATAGTTTAGCTTTAATCGCAGATAGTGGTCATATGCTGTCGGATACCGTATCGCTCGTACTTAGTTTGTCTGCAATTTGGTTTGCTGGAAAAGCAGTTTCTACTAAGAAAACGTATGGGTATTATCGTTTTGAAATTCTTACCGCTTTTATTAACGGCATTACATTGTTTATCATGGCGGGCTTTATTATTTATGAAGCCATTCAACGAGTATACGAGCCGTCGGAAGTTCAAGGGGGCTGGATGTTGGTCATTGCGGCAATTGGTCTTGTGGCCAACTTATTGAGTGCTTGGGTCTTGAATCGCGGAGCAGATGTGCATGGCAATTTGAATATGAAGAGTGCTTATATGCACATTATTGGGGATGCATTAGGTTCAGTCGGAGCGATAGTCGCCGGGTTATTAATTCTTCTATTTGACTGGACGATAGCCGATCCAATTATTTCTGTTGTCGTTGCGCTATTAATTTTGCGGAGTGCTTGGGGCATTCTTCAAAACAGTTTGCACATTTTAATGGAAGGAACGCCAAGAGACCTCGATTTGCAAGAAATAACAGCGCGTCTTCTCGAAATTGAGGGAGTCGTAGATGTTCATGACCTTCACGTTTGGACCATCACGTCTGGATTGGATCAATTTACGTGTCACATTGATGTGGAAGAGAACGTAGATGAACAACAAATTCTGCAACAAGCACTAAAGTTGGTACATGATATTTGTGACATTGAACATGCCACCATCCAAATTGAAAAACCAAACACTCATCACTCTTCTTTAAAGGTGTAA
- a CDS encoding phosphotransferase family protein, with protein sequence MAGNNGHALQEQTVEWIKAQFDEPVEITNVQSLTGATSSTLFELVVTSNGLERSYVLRLFHKRDWLQKEPDLAKHEAFSLQYAEKMGLAVPHLVAYDATGEESGIPAVLMSKMPGSVVLQPSNDEVWIDELASTLAKLHQTNAEDFPYEYSPYNDVFLLEKPTWSKVQNEWMRAFYIVSGSRPAFRECLIHRDFHPANVLWENRQVTAIVDWVNACRGPAGIDVGHCRVNLAQMYGISVANDFLAAYERHAGSDFTYDPYWDLVSLTDILDGSPTVYPGWKAFGMKGLSNELVRHRLDDYLLSLLDRFDDY encoded by the coding sequence ATGGCAGGAAACAATGGGCATGCATTGCAGGAGCAAACGGTAGAGTGGATAAAAGCACAATTTGATGAACCTGTAGAAATTACGAACGTTCAGTCGCTGACAGGAGCAACTTCCTCAACTTTATTTGAATTGGTTGTTACCTCAAATGGTTTGGAACGTTCTTATGTGTTACGACTTTTTCATAAAAGGGATTGGCTACAGAAAGAACCTGATTTAGCAAAACATGAAGCCTTTAGTCTTCAATACGCAGAAAAAATGGGCCTTGCTGTTCCGCATTTAGTTGCTTATGACGCAACCGGTGAAGAAAGTGGCATACCTGCAGTGTTAATGTCGAAGATGCCTGGATCGGTCGTTCTTCAACCTTCGAATGATGAAGTATGGATAGATGAACTGGCATCTACTCTAGCCAAGTTGCATCAAACAAATGCAGAGGACTTTCCTTATGAATATTCTCCATATAATGACGTTTTTTTACTGGAAAAACCGACATGGTCGAAAGTTCAGAACGAGTGGATGCGCGCTTTCTATATTGTTTCTGGTAGCCGTCCGGCTTTTCGAGAATGTTTGATTCACCGCGACTTTCATCCAGCTAATGTGCTATGGGAAAATCGCCAAGTGACTGCCATCGTCGATTGGGTCAATGCTTGCCGTGGCCCCGCAGGAATTGACGTTGGACATTGTCGCGTAAACTTAGCGCAAATGTACGGAATTTCTGTCGCCAATGATTTTTTGGCGGCTTATGAACGTCATGCAGGGAGTGATTTTACGTACGATCCTTATTGGGATCTTGTTTCGCTAACAGATATTTTAGATGGCTCACCCACTGTTTATCCAGGCTGGAAAGCTTTTGGCATGAAAGGCTTATCTAACGAGTTAGTACGTCACCGATTAGACGATTATTTATTGAGTTTACTGGATCGATTCGATGATTATTAA
- a CDS encoding TraR/DksA C4-type zinc finger protein — MTDNQLHQLKKQLEEQVASLEERVEQTEEFESTELSHYDNHPGDNATELYDQERDLAMEQFKEGELEKTKAALAAIEEGTYGKCAVCGKDIPFERLEALPTALTCIDHADQEPDLESRPAEEDVLQASTKQPVEKEDGAIRDYEDSFEDVEDFGSSDTPQDQPNEDPQKFFKDEN, encoded by the coding sequence ATGACAGATAACCAATTACATCAATTAAAAAAACAACTAGAAGAACAAGTAGCATCATTAGAAGAACGAGTTGAGCAAACAGAAGAGTTTGAGTCAACTGAGCTTTCCCATTATGATAATCATCCAGGTGATAATGCTACCGAGTTATACGACCAAGAACGTGACTTAGCGATGGAGCAATTTAAAGAAGGCGAACTGGAAAAAACAAAAGCAGCACTGGCTGCAATTGAAGAAGGTACTTATGGAAAGTGTGCAGTTTGCGGTAAGGATATTCCATTCGAACGGTTGGAAGCATTGCCAACAGCGCTTACATGCATCGACCATGCCGACCAAGAACCTGATTTGGAAAGCCGCCCAGCAGAAGAAGATGTTTTGCAAGCTTCTACAAAACAGCCTGTTGAAAAAGAAGACGGAGCTATTCGTGATTACGAGGATAGCTTTGAAGATGTAGAAGATTTCGGCTCATCAGATACGCCGCAAGATCAGCCAAACGAAGATCCACAAAAATTTTTTAAAGACGAAAACTAA
- a CDS encoding thiol-disulfide oxidoreductase DCC family protein yields MEHAIVLFDGDCNFCDSSVQFIINHDPAGYYQFASLQSEIGQELSKKHNVPDDVDSLVLIKDGQAYVKSEGALMISNHLTGLWKLAHYLKPFPRALRDGAYDIIAKNRYKVFGKLDSCMLPPPHIRKRFLDK; encoded by the coding sequence ATGGAACACGCCATCGTATTATTTGATGGAGATTGTAATTTTTGTGATTCGAGCGTTCAATTTATCATAAATCATGATCCGGCAGGTTATTATCAGTTTGCTTCACTGCAAAGTGAAATTGGCCAAGAGCTCTCTAAAAAACACAATGTGCCGGATGATGTAGACAGTTTAGTATTGATAAAAGATGGTCAAGCTTATGTGAAATCTGAAGGGGCGCTAATGATTTCAAATCATTTAACGGGGCTTTGGAAATTGGCGCATTACTTAAAACCTTTTCCTCGCGCACTGCGAGACGGAGCGTATGACATCATTGCCAAAAATCGTTACAAAGTATTTGGTAAACTAGATAGCTGCATGTTGCCACCGCCTCATATTCGCAAACGATTTTTAGATAAGTAA
- a CDS encoding DUF3238 domain-containing protein → MTGGLDILVLEQSDTLIYFRWSTTEAVCRVKRGTQVVYTGTQNFFKDEGLQEDHLYTYTIERLDSSGKWVDKIRLQTGTENRKTTKDNVLAGIVLTTIVSEGRISLAWGKIEGISTFDIYRNGQFIESVEKNQYTDDEVLSDQPLTYWIRGKRPVSREDKKGNEKKLSLHKVFGALQQDSSKEKSATEDFWITQKIAPLDSLLSDQSKSVVLPVWHFRYNTFLPETLLKNPNLLSPFHYFKGDDRAFDPDSPEYRTHVNFSVSFNENDPTIAWDKHVGPTIGYNWRKKFSKADVASAEEVELVKTAESDEKVSIALTHAVGNPLTTSPNIDYTLSADFYRDGTYTIFGVHDQSPNHEVYLKHGEDHQWTEIHQSESEGLSYMAGPTANKYWRLSNFS, encoded by the coding sequence ATGACAGGTGGATTGGATATTCTCGTATTAGAGCAATCTGATACATTAATATATTTTAGATGGTCAACTACAGAAGCTGTTTGCCGAGTCAAACGCGGAACACAAGTCGTTTATACCGGCACTCAAAACTTTTTTAAAGATGAAGGGTTGCAAGAGGACCATTTGTACACTTACACTATCGAACGATTAGATAGTTCGGGAAAGTGGGTAGACAAAATCCGGTTGCAAACAGGAACAGAAAACCGAAAAACTACTAAAGACAACGTGCTTGCTGGAATCGTATTAACTACCATCGTTTCTGAAGGCCGTATTTCTTTGGCGTGGGGAAAAATTGAAGGCATTTCCACATTCGATATTTATCGCAACGGTCAGTTTATCGAATCTGTTGAAAAAAACCAGTATACAGACGATGAGGTATTAAGTGACCAACCACTCACGTATTGGATTCGTGGCAAACGTCCAGTTTCCCGAGAAGACAAAAAAGGGAACGAGAAAAAATTATCGCTTCATAAAGTGTTCGGCGCATTGCAGCAAGACTCTTCTAAAGAAAAATCTGCAACGGAAGATTTTTGGATCACCCAGAAAATAGCTCCTTTAGATTCCTTATTATCCGATCAATCTAAGTCTGTGGTTTTGCCTGTTTGGCATTTCCGTTATAACACTTTTTTACCGGAGACTTTGTTAAAAAACCCGAATCTCCTTTCACCTTTTCATTACTTTAAAGGAGATGATCGCGCCTTTGATCCAGATTCACCCGAGTACCGAACTCACGTCAATTTCTCTGTATCATTTAACGAGAACGATCCAACAATAGCTTGGGATAAACACGTTGGTCCGACGATTGGGTACAATTGGCGAAAAAAATTCAGTAAAGCAGATGTCGCTTCAGCTGAAGAAGTTGAATTGGTAAAAACGGCTGAGTCCGATGAGAAGGTTTCTATCGCCCTAACACATGCTGTAGGAAACCCACTCACCACTTCACCGAATATCGACTATACTCTTTCCGCTGATTTTTATCGTGATGGTACTTACACGATTTTCGGTGTCCATGATCAATCACCCAACCATGAAGTATATTTAAAACATGGCGAAGATCATCAGTGGACAGAAATTCACCAATCAGAAAGTGAAGGTTTGTCTTATATGGCAGGACCTACCGCTAATAAGTATTGGCGACTATCGAACTTCAGCTGA
- a CDS encoding STAS domain-containing protein has product MDSKKSVKNFGDFDEAAAYILQLLSKQIGINSLFIAKNDGHINNILKVHNADKKLVEEGSSMPLIQSYCSLSINHGAVPLIIDDVSKNELTRSMEITKNYGQGTFVGVPVYYSDNTVYGTICGLDDQFHKLSEEDLYTFEMMSTLLTYVLELEKANQQIQTLTAPIVPVTKGVAIVPVIGDITAPRAEVIIKHVLEKCSSEPMDYLIIDVSGVLQINAVVGEYLLKLVSILKVIGVTPVITGIQPFMALKVPHFAAALKDVLIEANLEAALKNLGFVLIKNEKKNQTFV; this is encoded by the coding sequence ATGGACAGTAAAAAATCAGTAAAGAATTTTGGTGATTTTGATGAAGCAGCTGCGTACATTTTACAGTTGTTAAGCAAACAAATCGGAATCAATTCTTTGTTTATCGCAAAAAATGACGGACACATAAACAATATTCTCAAAGTACATAATGCTGACAAAAAGCTAGTAGAAGAAGGCAGTTCGATGCCTCTAATTCAGTCATACTGTAGCTTAAGTATCAATCATGGTGCAGTTCCATTAATAATAGATGACGTTTCCAAAAATGAATTAACGCGCTCTATGGAGATTACGAAAAATTATGGCCAAGGCACGTTTGTTGGAGTGCCAGTTTACTATAGCGATAATACAGTTTACGGAACGATTTGTGGATTGGACGATCAATTCCATAAACTTTCCGAAGAAGACCTATACACGTTTGAAATGATGTCGACGTTACTGACCTATGTATTGGAACTCGAAAAAGCCAACCAGCAAATCCAAACATTGACGGCACCGATTGTACCGGTAACGAAAGGGGTAGCAATCGTGCCAGTGATTGGTGACATTACGGCTCCTCGAGCAGAAGTTATCATTAAACATGTACTTGAAAAATGTAGCAGTGAACCTATGGACTATTTGATTATCGATGTTTCTGGAGTCTTACAAATTAATGCTGTCGTTGGCGAATACTTGTTAAAGCTTGTCAGTATTTTAAAAGTGATTGGTGTGACGCCAGTTATTACGGGGATTCAACCTTTTATGGCATTAAAAGTTCCGCATTTTGCGGCAGCTTTAAAAGACGTCTTGATAGAAGCAAACCTTGAAGCAGCGTTAAAAAATCTTGGATTTGTACTCATAAAAAATGAAAAGAAAAACCAGACTTTCGTTTAG
- a CDS encoding metallophosphoesterase family protein yields MKNIVIVSDTHIPFRAKKLPKQLVDACEKADFIIHAGDWQTMDVYHELAAYADIDGVTGNVDPWDILDKFGRKKILTFGHLKIGVVHGDSNRKPTEQQAYDTFVDDDVDIIVFGHSHIPVMREVDGVTLFNPGSPTDKRRQAQFSFGLLEIGDTWELKHVFFDKES; encoded by the coding sequence ATGAAGAACATTGTGATTGTTTCAGATACCCATATTCCATTCCGTGCTAAAAAATTACCGAAACAACTAGTAGATGCATGTGAAAAAGCAGATTTCATCATTCATGCGGGGGATTGGCAAACGATGGATGTTTATCATGAACTTGCCGCATATGCAGATATTGATGGCGTTACTGGCAATGTCGATCCGTGGGATATTCTAGATAAGTTTGGCCGCAAGAAAATTTTAACGTTTGGCCACTTAAAAATTGGCGTAGTTCACGGAGACAGCAATCGGAAACCGACTGAGCAACAAGCTTATGATACGTTTGTTGATGACGATGTAGACATTATTGTTTTTGGGCATTCTCACATTCCGGTAATGAGAGAAGTTGATGGCGTTACCTTATTTAATCCAGGCTCTCCGACCGATAAACGCCGCCAAGCACAATTTTCATTTGGCTTGTTAGAAATCGGTGACACGTGGGAACTCAAGCATGTATTTTTTGATAAGGAAAGCTAG